A DNA window from Vigna angularis cultivar LongXiaoDou No.4 chromosome 1, ASM1680809v1, whole genome shotgun sequence contains the following coding sequences:
- the LOC108342451 gene encoding 1-aminocyclopropane-1-carboxylate oxidase, whose amino-acid sequence MENFPVVDMKNLNTEERGATMEKIKDACENWGFFEVVNHGISIELMDRVERLTKEHYKRCMEERFKEMVASKGLECAESEINDLDWESTFFLRHLPVSNISDIPDLAQDHRKVMKDFAVELEKLAELVLELVCENLGLEKGYLKKVFYGSKGPNFGTKVSNYPPCPKPELIKGLRAHTDAGGIILLFQDHKVSGLQLLKDGHWIDVPPMRHSIVINLGDQLEVITNGKYKSVMHRVITQTDGNRMSIASFYNPGNDAVIAPAEALVKEDESSKVYPKFVFDDYMKLYAGLKFQAKEPRFEAMKAVDSSNVNFGPIATV is encoded by the exons atggaGAATTTTCCCGTTGTTGACATGAAGAACCTTAACACTGAAGAGAGAGGAGCAACCatggagaaaataaaagatgCGTGCGAGAACTGGGGTTTCTTCGAG GTGGTGAATCATGGAATATCGATAGAGTTGATGGACAGAGTGGAGAGGCTGACGAAAGAGCACTACAAAAGGTGTATGGAGGAAAGGTTCAAGGAAATGGTGGCAAGCAAAGGATTGGAGTGTGCTGAGTCTGAAATCAATGACTTGGACTGGGAAAGCACCTTCTTTTTGCGCCATCTTCCTGTCTCTAACATTTCAGACATTCCTGATCTCGCCCAAGATCACAGGAAGGTCATGAAGGATTTTGCTGTGGAACTGGAGAAACTGGCCGAGCTAGTTCTGGAGTTGGTGTGTGAGAATCTTGGGCTGGAGAAAGGGTATCTGAAGAAGGTGTTTTATGGGTCAAAGGGTCCTAACTTTGGCACCAAAGTCAGCAACTACCCTCCTTGTCCGAAGCCAGAGCTGATAAAGGGTCTGAGAGCTCACACAGATGCTGGTGGCATCATTCTACTGTTCCAAGATCACAAGGTCAGTGGATTGCAGCTCTTGAAAGATGGCCACTGGATTGATGTTCCCCCAATGCGCCACTCCATTGTCATCAACCTTGGCGACCAACTTGAg GTTATTACGAATGGAAAATACAAGAGTGTGATGCACCGTGTGATTACACAAACTGATGGGAACAGAATGTCCATAGCGTCGTTTTACAATCCAGGGAATGATGCAGTGATAGCTCCGGCGGAAGCGTTGGTGAAGGAAGACGAGAGTAGCAAAGTTTATCCTAAGTTTGTTTTTGATGATTACATGAAGCTCTACGCTGGCCTTAAATTCCAGGCCAAAGAGCCCAGATTTGAAGCTATGAAGGCCGTCGACTCATCCAACGTTAATTTTGGCCCAATAGCAACTGTCTAA
- the LOC108321367 gene encoding pyrophosphate--fructose 6-phosphate 1-phosphotransferase subunit beta, which yields MAPSFAINGDFPGTRVTPPSHTGRFADVYSEVQNSRIGHALPLPSVLQTPFVIVDGPQSTAAGNPDEIAKLFPNLFGQPSASLVPSDSPPLHANRKLKLGVVLSGGQAPGGHNVISGIFDYLQDKAEGSTLYGFRGGPAGIMKCKYVELTSDYIYPYRNQGGFDMIRSGRDKIETPEQFKQAEETVQKLDLDGLVVIGGDDSNTNACLLAEHFRSKSMKTRVIGCPKTIDGDLKCKEVPTSFGFDTACKIYAEMIGNVMIDARSTGKYYHFVRLMGRAASHITLECALQTHPNITIIGEEVAAKKMTLKDVTDYIVDIVSKRAGDNYNYGVILIPEGLIDFIPEVQHLIAELNEILAHDTVDEGGLWKKKLIDQSLNLFELLPKAIQEQLMLERDPHGNVQVAKIETEKMLIQMVETELEKRKQQGTYKGGFKGQSHFFGYEGRCGLPTNFDSSYCYALGYGAAALLQFGKTGLISSVANLCAPVEEWTVGGTALTSLMDVERRHGKFKPVIKKAMVELDGAPFQKFASLRDEWALKNRYISPGPIQFTGPGSDAISQTLLLELGAQA from the exons ATGGCGCCCTCTTTCGCAATCAACGGCGACTTTCCCGGCACCAGAGTCACTCCTCCTTCCCATACCGGCCGATTCGCCGACGTCTACAGCGAGGTGCAAAACAGCCGCATCGGCCACGCCCTTCCTCTCCCCTCCGTTCTTCAAACCCCTTTCGTCATCGTCGACGGTCCCCAAAGCACCGCCGCTGGCAATCCTG ATGAGATCGCGAAACTGTTCCCGAACCTGTTCGGACAACCGTCGGCGAGTTTGGTGCCGAGTGATTCTCCCCCGCTGCATGCGAATCGGAAGCTGAAGCTTGGCGTGGTTCTCTCCGGTGGTCAGGCTCCTGGCGGTCACAATGTGATTTCTGGAATCTTCG ATTACCTGCAAGACAAAGCAGAAGGAAGCACATTGTATGGTTTCAGGGGTGGTCCAGCTGGCATCATGAAGTGCAAATACGTCGAACTCACCTCAGACTATATTTATCCTTATAGAAATCAG GGTGGTTTTGACATGATTCGTAGTGGGAGGGACAAGATTGAAACTCCAGAGCAG TTTAAACAAGCTGAAGAAACAGTTCAGAAGCTAGACTTGGACGGCCTTGTTGTTATTGGTGGAGATGACTCAAACACAAATGCATGCCTACTTGCTGAGCATTTCAG GAGTAAAAGTATGAAAACTCGTGTGATTGGGTGCCCTAAAACCATTGATGGTGATTTGAAATGCAAAGAAGTTCCCACAAGTTTTGGGTTTGATACAGCATGCAAG ATTTATGCAGAAATGATTGGCAATGTTATGATAGATGCTCGATCAACTGGAAAATATTACCATT TTGTGCGGCTGATGGGACGTGCAGCTTCACACATTACACTGGAATGTGCTTTGCAAACTCATCCAAACATTACTATTATTGGAGAAGAG GTTGCTGCAAAGAAGATGACGCTGAAAGATGTCACTGACTACATTGTGGATATCGTTTCTAAAAGAGCAGGGGATAATTATAACTATGGGGTCATTCTTATCCCTGAAGGTTTAATTGATTTCATTCCAGAG GTACAACACCTTATTGCAGAACTCAATGAAATTCTTGCCCATGATACTGTGGATGAGGGAGGGCTGTGGAAGAAGAAACTCATAGATCAGTCATTAAATCTTTTTGAACTTTTACCTAAAGCAATTCAAGAACAATTAATGCTTGAAAGAGATCCTCATGGAAATGTTCAG GTTGCCAAGATTGAAACAGAGAAAATGCTTATTCAAATGGTTGAAACTGAGTTGGAAAAGAGAAAGCAACAAGGCACATATAAAGGGGGATTTAAGGGGCAGTCCCACTTTTTCGG CTACGAAGGGAGATGTGGCTTGCCAACTAATTTTGATTCTTCTTACTGCTATGCATTGGGTTATGGTGCTGCTGCCCTCCTGCAATTTGGGAAGACTGGATTAATATCATCA GTTGCGAATTTGTGTGCTCCAGTAGAAGAGTGGACCGTTGGTGGAACTGCACTCACTTCACTGATGGACGTGGAGAGGAGACACG GTAAATTCAAGCCTGTGATCAAGAAGGCAATGGTGGAGCTTGAtg GGGCACCCTTCCAAAAGTTTGCCTCCTTGCGGGATGAGTGGGCCCTAAAAAATCGCTACATCAGTCCAG
- the LOC108330150 gene encoding probable transcription repressor OFP9: MKASKQQQQQKQNQLQQRGCKALCCSCRFSVSSSEEAESSASDRFPSVSSLAHAMVQERLDQMIRERMEASHVERRRQQSSEGTKFVVMVAMEKSSYDPRVDFRESMMEMIAANRLQDAKDLRSLLNYYISMNSNQYRSLILEVFHEVCTNLFLSCKCH, encoded by the coding sequence ATGAAAGCTTcaaagcagcagcagcagcagaagCAGAATCAGCTCCAACAAAGAGGATGCAAGGCCTTGTGTTGCAGCTGCAGGTTCAGTGTTTCTTCTTCTGAAGAAGCAGAAAGCTCAGCCTCTGATAGGTTCCCTTCTGTTTCAAGCCTTGCACACGCCATGGTGCAAGAGAGACTTGACCAAATGATTAGAGAAAGGATGGAAGCTAGTCATGTAGAGAGAAGAAGACAGCAGAGCAGTGAAGGGACAAAGTTTGTCGTGATGGTAGCAATGGAGAAGAGCTCTTACGATCCAAGAGTAGATTTTAGAGAGTCCATGATGGAGATGATAGCTGCCAACCGCCTTCAAGACGCCAAAGATCTTCGTAGTCTATTGAACTATTATATCTCCATGAACTCTAATCAGTACCGTAGTCTTATTCTTGAGGTTTTTCATGAGGTTTGTACTAATTTGTTCTTATCATGTAAATGCCATTGA
- the LOC108340304 gene encoding uncharacterized protein LOC108340304 — translation MSQLGLILQESLRTEREARTILGLLTDQMDAADGAQRRRRTLKERLRFSGMGCCGATWVFRPTLRDEGGPPPPQPQLLQQTNPGQDSNQNRPECVGPRGSGSGMNLAAALAAERQLRESEEGRMSLMRLLEEKEGGEDAAVDNDSVCCVCMGRKKGAAFIPCGHTFCRVCSKEMWLNRGTCPLCNRSVLDILHIF, via the coding sequence ATGAGTCAACTCGGTCTCATTTTACAAGAATCGCTCCGCACAGAGAGAGAAGCAAGAACCATCCTGGGTCTGTTAACGGACCAAATGGACGCCGCCGATGGAGCCCAACGGAGGAGACGCACGCTCAAAGAACGCCTCAGATTCTCCGGAATGGGCTGCTGCGGGGCCACCTGGGTTTTCCGACCAACCCTAAGGGACGAAGGAGgaccaccaccaccacaaccACAACTACTACAACAAACAAACCCGGGTCAAGATTCGAACCAGAACAGGCCCGAATGCGTGGGTCCAAGAGGGTCGGGTTCGGGCATGAATCTCGCGGCGGCGCTGGCGGCGGAGAGGCAGCTGCGAGAATCTGAAGAGGGAAGGATGTCGTTGATGCGGCTGTTGGAGGAAAAGGAGGGTGGTGAGGATGCGGCTGTGGATAATGATTCGGTGTGCTGCGTGTGCATGGGGAGGAAGAAAGGGGCGGCATTTATCCCGTGTGGACACACTTTCTGTAGAGTGTGTTCTAAAGAAATGTGGTTGAACAGAGGTACTTGTCCCCTTTGTAACCGTTCCGTTCTCGACATTCTCCACATCTTCTGA